A region from the Vicia villosa cultivar HV-30 ecotype Madison, WI linkage group LG3, Vvil1.0, whole genome shotgun sequence genome encodes:
- the LOC131662586 gene encoding uncharacterized protein LOC131662586 — MATQTPSESPAHSLPDVDDYVLANGPEGLEWDAFHYVYELVQKGNLAFRENRMEEAISYYSRAYNIKSNDPIILSNRSAAYIRISQYLMHRSSSFSEQRPLSGLDPTTLAELGLKDAARLIDLQSNSVKAYLLKANALILLEKYDVARDVILSGLQVDPFSNSLRECLQIVERVSSSNSTGRSSHVQPDRNDDFDCTLCLKLLYEPVTTPCGHSFCRSCLFQSMDRGNRCPLCRTVLLLNPRTCSISVTLKNIIQKNFAEEYAERKQEHDSLVNIGVDMLPLFVMDVVLPCQRFPLNIFEPRYRLMVRRIMEGNHRMGMVIIDSSTGSLAEFGCEVEITECEPLPDGRFYIEIEGRRRFRNLRSWDQDGYRVAEVEWIQDIMPPEGTKEREDLQELINNAAESARSWIGRAKEAARHDQRRLEKFVNVEGMIPSLRDPERFSFWLATLSNRRPSERLDLLRIRDTKERIRRGLIFLRAEEQGCRIQ, encoded by the exons ATGGCCACCCAAACCCCTTCTGAATCCCCCGCCCATTCTCTTCCCGACGTCGATGACTACGTCTTG GCAAATGGACCAGAAGGATTAGAATGGGACGCATTTCATTATGTTTACGAGCTTGTACAAAAGGGTAATTTGGCCTTTCGGGAGAACAGAATGGAAGAG gCAATCAGCTATTACTCAAGAGCCTATAACATCAAATCTAATGATCCAATTATTCTCAGCAATCGAAGTGCGGCTTATATTAG GATTAGCCAATATTTAATGCATAGATCATCATCATTCTCAGAACAAAGGCCATTGAGTGGGCTTGATCCCACAACACTTGCCGAA CTGGGTTTGAAGGACGCTGCAAGGCTTATTGACCTCCAGAGTAATTCAGTAAAGGCATACCTTTTGAAGGCCAATGCTCTTATTCTA TTAGAGAAATATGATGTGGCTCGGGATGTTATTCTTTCAGGACTTCAAGTTGATCCTTTTAG TAATTCCCTTCGGGAATGTCTTCAAATAGTGGAAAGAGTATCATCATCTAATTCAACAGGGAGGAGTTCGCATGTACAGCCCGACCGTAATGATGACTTTGATTGCACTCTCTGTCTGAAGTTGTTGTATGAACCTGTCACAACCCCCTGTGGACATTCTTTTTGCCGTTCATGTCTATTTCAATCAATGGATCGTG GGAACAGATGCCCATTGTGCAGGACAGTTCTCCTCCTTAACCCCAGAACATGTTCAATTAG TGTGACGTTGAAGAACATCATACAAAAAAACTTTGCAGAGGAATATGCTGAAAGGAAACAAGAACATGACAGTTTAGTCAACATTGGTGTAGATATGCTCCCTCTTTTTGTCATGGATGTTGTCTTACCATGTCAAAGGTTTCCACTAAATATATTTGAACCTCGTTATAGACTTATG GTAAGAAGAATAATGGAAGGCAATCATCGGATGGGAATG GTTATAATAGATTCTTCAACAGGTTCATTGGCAGAGTTTGGCTGTGAAGTGGAAATCACAGA GTGTGAGCCACTTCCAGATGGTCGATTTTATATAGAG ATTGAAGGTCGTAGGAGATTTCGCAACCTTCGTTCTTGGGATCAAGATGG GTATCGTGTGGCAGAAGTTGAATGGATACAGGATATTATGCCCCCAGAAGGGACAAAAGAAAGAGAGGAT TTACAGGAGTTGATAAATAATGCAGCAGAAAGTGCTCGATCATGGATAGGAAGAGCTAAAGAAGCAGCAAGACATG ATCAAAGAAGATTAGAGAAATTTGTGAATGTTGAAGGAATGATACCCTCATTAAGAGACCCGGAGCGCTTTAGTTTTTGG TTGGCCACCCTCTCCAATCGGAGGCCTTCAGAAAGATTGGATCTTCTACGCATTAGAGATACCAAAGAG AGAATTAGACGAGGCCTGATATTTCTTCGGGCAGAGGAACAAGGCTGCCGAATTCAGTAA